A portion of the Nitratidesulfovibrio termitidis HI1 genome contains these proteins:
- a CDS encoding EAL domain-containing response regulator, whose protein sequence is MLQRPPRILTIDDDVNVRSNLVAYLEDSGFDVIEAENGRRGLEAFAEKAPDLVLVDLRMPVMGGMEVLERLRQDAPEVPVIVVSGVGVLEEAVEALRHGAWDYVTKPVTDMRVLEHAVNKALERARLLEERKRYREHLEQEVQERTRELRETNERLVEYQALLQEKNQFLEALVEGMPNPVFYKTLEGTYIGCNRAFSRLIGRAPEDVVGRSVHEILPQELACRVEESGRRLDAVDDDGAGYSCMIDMRDAAGEDRVLVLYKSYFRDRTGHRAGEVGTFLDVSELKRKEAQIVHQATHDELTGLPNRMGLRQRMEDYALRGGPDAPLAVLYLDMDNFKTVNDSLGHAVGDELLRAVAGRLVGMAPRRDMVARLGGDEFVMLLPLSPEGDGEAAEAESTRIQDAFTRPFNAADHELYVMPSIGISVSPDDGRDPATLLKNAEIAMYRAKEQGGARFRRFTQAMNDDVTRRLAIEKSIRKGLENDEFVVFYQPRVDIVTGQVAGMEALVRWARPDGTLVPPLEFIPVAEDTGLVVALGERVLRDACIQTRRWTDELGPLRIAVNISARQFQPDLLDRVQAALAESGLPPSQLELEITETTMMRDLPTSVAILERLAAQGISIAIDDFGTGHSSLYYLKNFPIDTIKIDRSFVRDVPGDEGDATIVSTIVTMGRNLSLNVVAEGVETDDQLDFLRAHGCREVQGYYYSKPLPADGFADWMRAALSGGSGGSAGAAGSRK, encoded by the coding sequence ATGCTCCAACGGCCCCCCCGCATTCTGACCATCGACGACGACGTCAACGTCCGCTCGAATCTGGTCGCCTATCTCGAGGACAGCGGCTTTGACGTGATCGAGGCGGAAAATGGCCGCCGCGGGCTCGAGGCGTTTGCCGAAAAGGCGCCCGACCTCGTGCTGGTGGATCTGCGCATGCCCGTCATGGGGGGCATGGAAGTGCTGGAACGCCTGCGCCAGGACGCACCCGAGGTGCCCGTCATCGTGGTGTCCGGCGTGGGCGTGCTGGAAGAGGCGGTGGAGGCGCTGCGCCACGGCGCGTGGGACTACGTGACCAAGCCGGTCACCGACATGCGCGTGTTGGAGCACGCCGTGAACAAGGCGCTGGAGCGCGCCCGCCTGCTGGAGGAGCGCAAGCGCTACCGCGAGCATCTCGAACAGGAAGTGCAGGAACGCACCCGCGAACTGCGCGAGACCAACGAGCGGCTGGTGGAGTATCAGGCCCTGCTGCAGGAGAAGAACCAGTTCCTGGAGGCCCTGGTGGAGGGCATGCCCAACCCGGTGTTCTACAAGACGCTGGAAGGCACCTACATCGGCTGCAACCGCGCCTTCAGCCGCCTGATCGGCCGCGCGCCCGAGGACGTCGTGGGCCGTTCGGTGCACGAGATACTGCCGCAGGAACTGGCCTGCCGGGTCGAGGAATCCGGGCGGCGGCTGGATGCCGTGGACGATGACGGCGCGGGCTACTCGTGCATGATCGACATGCGCGACGCCGCTGGCGAGGACCGGGTGCTGGTGCTGTACAAAAGCTATTTCCGCGACCGCACCGGCCACCGGGCGGGCGAGGTGGGCACTTTCCTCGACGTCAGCGAACTGAAGCGCAAGGAAGCGCAGATCGTCCACCAGGCCACCCATGACGAACTGACCGGACTGCCCAACCGCATGGGGCTGCGCCAGCGCATGGAGGACTACGCTCTCCGGGGCGGGCCGGACGCGCCGCTGGCGGTGCTGTACCTGGACATGGACAATTTCAAGACCGTCAACGACAGCCTGGGCCATGCCGTGGGCGACGAACTGCTGCGCGCCGTGGCGGGCCGCCTGGTGGGCATGGCCCCCCGGCGCGACATGGTGGCGCGCCTTGGCGGCGACGAATTCGTGATGCTGCTGCCGTTGTCGCCGGAAGGCGACGGCGAGGCGGCCGAGGCGGAATCGACCCGCATCCAGGACGCGTTCACCCGTCCCTTCAACGCCGCCGACCATGAACTGTACGTGATGCCGTCCATCGGCATCAGCGTTTCGCCCGACGACGGGCGCGACCCGGCCACCCTGCTGAAGAACGCGGAAATAGCCATGTACCGCGCAAAGGAGCAGGGCGGCGCGCGTTTTCGCCGTTTCACCCAGGCCATGAACGACGACGTGACCCGGCGCCTGGCCATCGAAAAGAGCATTCGCAAGGGGCTGGAAAACGACGAGTTCGTGGTGTTCTACCAGCCACGCGTGGACATCGTGACCGGGCAGGTGGCCGGCATGGAGGCCCTGGTGCGCTGGGCCCGGCCCGACGGTACCCTGGTGCCGCCCCTGGAATTCATTCCCGTGGCCGAAGACACCGGCCTTGTGGTGGCCCTGGGTGAACGGGTGCTGCGCGACGCGTGCATCCAGACCCGCCGCTGGACCGACGAGCTTGGCCCGTTGCGCATTGCCGTGAACATTTCGGCCCGGCAGTTCCAGCCGGACCTGCTGGACAGGGTGCAGGCGGCCCTGGCCGAATCGGGACTGCCGCCCTCGCAACTGGAACTGGAGATTACCGAAACCACCATGATGCGCGACCTGCCCACCTCGGTGGCCATTCTGGAGCGGCTGGCGGCGCAGGGCATCTCCATTGCCATCGACGATTTCGGCACCGGGCATTCCTCGCTGTATTACCTGAAGAATTTCCCCATCGACACCATCAAGATCGACCGTTCGTTCGTGCGCGACGTGCCCGGCGACGAGGGCGACGCCACCATCGTGTCCACCATCGTCACCATGGGCCGCAACCTGTCGCTGAATGTGGTGGCCGAAGGGGTGGAGACCGACGACCAGCTGGACTTCCTGCGCGCCCACGGCTGCCGCGAGGTGCAGGGCTACTACTACAGCAAGCCCCTGCCCGCTGACGGGTTCGCGGACTGGATGCGGGCGGCCCTGTCCGGAGGGTCCGGAGGGTCCGCAGGGGCCGCAGGCAGCCGAAAGTAG